A stretch of DNA from Bacillus sp. NP157:
GAGTTCGTCTCCCGGCCGCGCAATCTGGCGTCCGCAATGCCTGAAGTGGAAATACCACGCGTGCCGGTAGAAATCGAAGCGATCGCTTCGCACGCTCGGGTACGCCTTGGACTTTTCGAGCAGGGTTGCATCCACACGGAATGGCTTGCCGGCCAGAAGCTCGAAGACGGCGCTCCTGACGGCCTCGGGATCCTTCGTCGCATGGAACTGTTTTGCATCGACGTTGATTCCTTTCCAGGCCAGCTCTCGGCGAAGTTCGAGCATGTCCGTCCCGATGGAGCAGTCCTCGGTGTTGACCGTGCAGATGAGGAAATACTTAGACACGTGGGGCTTCCTTGCGAACTCCATGCAGCCTGCCTCATCGGCGAACAGATAACGCACCATCTCTCCTTCGTCGTCCTCTGGCGGCGATGAAAGCACGGAGCGTAAAGATGTCGAAACCGAAGGCGGCTTAACCGCGGTAGCGCTACCCGTTCGTCCAACGTCTTCGGATGTCAGGTGGCGAAATTACGCAGAGTGAGGCGAGTAGTGGTCTAGCGACGTGCGTGTCGCGCAACAGCGCGATGTGCGTAGAGTTCGTCGTCGGCGCGTGCGATGACGTCGTCGACGGTGTCGCCCGAGCGCGACACCGCGCTGCCAAGGCTAAGCGACCAGTCCATGCCGCGCATACCTTCTTCGACCCGCGCAAGCACCTTGCCGAGATCGCCTGCGTGCTCGACCACCAGCAGGAATTCGTCGCCACCCATCCGGACCACGACATCGTCCGGGCCGCTGCTGTCGCGCAGGTGCTGCGCGACAGCCACGAGGATCTCGTCGCCACGGGCATGCCCGTGGGTATCGTTGATCGTCTTGAAATGATCGAGGTCGGCGACGATGCAGCCCCATGCGGCACGGTCGCGCGCCCGTTCGTCCATGCGCGCGAGGTAGCGCCGGTTCATCGCATGGGTGAGTGGATCGCGGGTCGACCATTCGAGCAGGGTGCTTTCATACCGACGCTGTTCCGTGACGTCCTGCGCGTGTCCGAGGATGTAGGGATCGTCGGCGTCTTCGTCCAGGACGTTCTGGTAGCGCCAGTAGCGCAGCGAACCATCCGCCGCGACCAGCTCGAGCACGCCCATGTCGATACGGACAGCCTGGATGCGTTCGAGGTATGCATCCAGCAATGCATGCCGCGAAGGCAACATGAAATGCTTGAAGTTGCGGCCGAGCATCTCGCCGATGTCGTAGCCGAGCGAAGCGGCAGCGGCGGGGTTTACCGACAGCACGTCGCCATGCAGGTCATGCGTGCAGATCAGGCCGAGTGAATACTGGAAGAGTTTGCGATAACGCCGTTCGCTGGCTTCCAGCGCCAGCGTCGCCGTCTTGCGCTCGGTGACATCCTGCACGGCGCCAGCCAGCCGGACCGCTTCGCCGTTCTCCCGCTCCACCTCGCCCACGGCGCGCATCCAGATAGGCCGGCCGGTGGCCGTCGTCATCGGGATGGTCATGTCCCACGGCGTGCCTTCGGACTGCGCGAGGCCCATGGCATCCGCGAGCGCAAGCTGCACTTCCGGCGTGAAGAATTGCAGCGCCTCGTCGAGCGACGGCTCGAAGCCGGGCGGCAGGTCGTGGATGCGACAGGTCTGTTCAGTCCAGCGCAGCTTCTGGCTCTTCAGGTCGAATTCCCAACCACCCACGCCGGCGACGCGACTGGTCCGCTGCAGGAACTGCTGGCGTTCGTCGAGTGCTCGCTCCAGTTGCTTCGCGCGCCGGGCTTCGGCCCGGGCCACTTCGCGCTGGTGGATCAACGCGCCGCGCTGCTCCAGCGCCATCGACGCCGCGGCGGCGAGGTTGCGCAGCACGCGCATCTGGTCGGGCCGCAGCTCGTGCGGCTCGCGGTCGATGACGCAGAGGGAGCCGAGGTGCGTGCCATCGCTGAGGGTCAATGGCACGCCGGTGTAGGCACGGATGTTGGGATCGCCGGTGACGAACGGGTTCTCGGCAAACCGTGGATCCAGCCTGGCGTCGTGCACTTCCATGGCGGCGCCGGAGCGAACCACGTGGTCGCAGAAGGCGTATTCGCGAGGCGTTTCCCTGACGCCTTCGAGGCCGACGTTGGCCTTGAACCATTGCCTGTTGCGGTCGACGAGGCTGATAAGCGAAATCGGCATACCAGCCACTTCGGCGGCGACCCGCACCAGGGCGTCGAAAAAGTCTTCGGCGTCCGAGTCGAGCACGGCCAGGTTGTGCAAGCGCTCCAGGCGCTCAACCTCGCTAACGGGCATGTCAGGCCTTCCGGTTTCCGCGACAGGCTAGCCCATCATCGACCGGCCGCGTGAAACCTGCGTCGCAAACCGGAAGGTCGTTTAGCGAGACGCGCCGTCGGGGATCCGGGCGATCACCTTGATCTCGAAATCAAAGCCGTACAGCCAGGTGACGCCGACGGCCGTCCAGTTCGAATACGGCGGCTCACCGATCATCCGGCTGCGCACGGCGTCCATCACGGGCCACTGGTTTGCCGGATCCGTGTGGAAGGTGGTGACGTCGACGACGTCATCGAAGGTGCAGCCTGCCGCGGCGAGCACGGCGTTGAGGTTGTCGAAGGCAAGCTGGACCTGCTTGCCGAAATCGGGCTCGGCCGAGCCATCCTCGCGGCTGCCGACCTGTCCGGAGACGAACAGGAAGTCGCCGGAGCGGATGGCGGCGGAATACTTGTTGGTGTCGTAGAGGGCCTGGCGGCCGGCGGGGAAAACGGCGTCACGCTTGGACATGGGATATCTCCGAACAGTGGGATATAGCCGGCCATGGCTGCGCGCATGCGCACGGCCGGCTAGGGGTTTCGTTGATATACGCAGCGTATGTGGGCATAGTACGACATACGCACCGTATGTCAAGTTCGCGTACGCCGTGTATGTGAATCGAGGAAGCCATGCCCACCAAACGCCAGGCGCAGATGGAAGAAACCCGCACCAAGCTCATCCAGGCCGCCCGCAAGGCGTTCGCCACCAAGGGCTACGCCGCATCGTCGATGGACGATTTCACCGCCGAGGCCGGCCTCACCCGTGGCGCGCTGTACCACAACTTCGGCGACAAGAAGGGCGTGCTACAGGCGGTGATCGGGCAGATCGACGGTGAGCTCGCCGAGCGCCTGCGCCTGGCGCGAGACCCTGCCCGCTCCGATTGGGAAGCGCTGCTCGACGAGGGCGTGGGTTACATCGGCATGGCACTGGAACCGGAAGTGCAGCGGATCATGCTGCTCGACGGCCCCTCCGTCCTCGGCGACCCGTCGCAGTGGCCAAGCCAGAACGCCTGCCTGCAGACGACCACGCAGATCCTGCGAACCTTGATCGCCGAAGGCGTGGTGAAACCCGTCGACGCCGAAGCCGCGGCGCGGCTGATCAATGGCGCGGCCATGAACGCGGCGCTGTGGATCGCGGCGGCGGACGAACCGAAGCGTGTGTACGACGCGGCGGTGGAAGCTTTCATCGCCCTTGCGTCCGGCTTGTTGCAGGTGCCGGGGCACGGCGAAGGAGCGGGCGCATGAAACGCTGGTTCGCCGCTGCGATGTTCGCGTTTGGCGTGGCGATGACTGGCATGTCGTCGGCAAGCGCCGCGGACGGTCCGGCGTTCGAGCTCGTCGCACTCGGCGTCGGTGGCGGCGTCGGCACCGACGATCTCTCGGCCTACCTGCTACGCGCCCATGGCGACACGCACTTCCTCGCACTGGATGCGGGGACGCTGGTTACCGGCATCGACAAGGCGCGCGCCCAGGGATCGCTGGCGGGTAGCACCGGCGGGATCCTGCACGACAGCATCAGTGCCTACTTCATCAGCCATGGCCACCTGGACCACGTCGCGGGCCTGCTCATCGCGTCGCCCGAAGACCATGGCAACAAGCCGATCTATGGCCTGGCCTCCACGCTCGACGTGCTCAGCCGCGACTATTTCAACTGGGAGACGTGGCCCAACCTCGCCGACCGCGGCAAGCCACCCGCGCTCGGCTGGTACCACCTCGTCGACGAAGCGCCCGGGCAGTGGTTTCCCGTGCAGGGCACCTTGATGACGGCGCAGGTCTGGCCGCTGAGCCACGATAGCGTGGTCTCGTCGATGCTCCTTCTCCGTGCCGGCGATGTCTACTACGCGTACTTCGGCGATACCGGTCCGGATGCGCTGTCGAAGGGCAAGCACGACCTGGCCGACGCCTGGAGCACACTTGCACCGCTGGTCCGTCGCCACGCGCTGAAGGGCATCCAGATCGAAACGTCGTTTCCGAACGACGTTGCCGACGCAAAGCTGTTCGGTCACCTGACGCCGGCGTGGCTCCAGCGTGAGTTGCAGGTGCTGGCCAATGCCAGCGGCGGCCGTGACGCACTGCGCGGCCTGCCCGTGGTCGTCGATCACATCAAGCCCAGTCTGGAACCGGGCCGCGACACCCGCGCCCTGGTCGGCGCACAACTCGCCACCGGCAACACGCTGGGTGTCCATTTCATCCTGCCCAGCCAGGGAGAACGGATCGCCCTGCCATGAGCGTTCAGGCGGCGGCGCGCGGTGCCCGCGACACCTTGAAGGTGATCCACAGGGCCGAGAGCAGGAAGTAGAACCCGCCGAAGGCGGCATACGGGGCGAGCTCGACGAGCCCCGGCGCCTGGCCGAACGCCTTCATCGAGAAGATGACGCCGGCGAGGGCCGACTGCGCGCCGCTGATCATCATGAACACCTGGCCGCCGAGCTTGCGGCGACGGATGCCTACCGCGAGCTGGAATACCCCAGCCGCCAAAGCCCACAGGCCGAACACCAGGACACCGCCGGCATTGCCGTTGTTGGCGACGCCGATGGCCATGGCAACGGCGGCGATCGCGCTGGTGATGGCGTTGACCCGCTGGCCGGGGTTGGCCGCGAGGCCGCCGCTGCGGCGGGCGTCGATCAGGTTGGCGAGGGCATCCCAAGCGGGATAGAGGACCAGCAGGGTGCCGGCCAGGAGGGGTGCGGCGGGCGCGTTCAGGACGACGATCGCGACCCAGGCGAAGGCGACGAGGGCGCGGAGGAAGTAGTAGTTCTTCAGGGAGGACATGGGGTTGGCCTTGGGGTGAGTGGTGTCACCCTACTAGTTGGTAGGCTAGCGGTCAAGGGCTTTGGATCTGGTTTCGTTGGGTGGGTGGATGGGCTGGAAGGGTGAGGGGTGCCATCGCGCGCGGGCGCGCTCCTACCTATTGGGTGGTAGGATTTGGGGATGAGCACGCAGCAGAAACTGATCGATTCGGCCCGCTTCCTGATCCAGACCCGCGGATATAACGGCTTCAGCTATGCCGACGTGGCCGAGGAAGTCCAGGTCCGCAAGGCGAGCATCCATCACCACTTCCCGGCCAAGGCGGACCTCGCCAGGGCGGTGGTGGAGGAATCGCGGATGGGCATCGTCGAGCACACCAGGGGGCTCGCCGACGGCAGCTTCGACCCGACCGAACAGCTGCGCTTCTACATCGGTTATTGGGAGAAGTGCATCGCCGACGACACGGCGCCGTTCTGCGTCGCCGGCATGCTGGCGACGGAACTCCCCACCCTGCCCGCCGACCTCGCCGGGCACGTGCGCGCGCACTTCCGCGACCTCTCGGCGTGGCTCGAGATCGTGATGACCCGTGGCGCGGCGCTCGGCCAGTTCCACGTGCATGGCTCACCGCGCGAGGAAGCGGAAGCCTTCATGTCGACCATCTATGGCGCGATGCTGACGGCCCGCGCGTTCGGCGATGCAGGTCGGTTCGCGACGATCGCCGAAGGCGCGCTGGCGAAACTGGTCCGCCAGCCGCGCTGATCCCGGCTGCCGCGCGTTACGCGAGATGCCGGCTTAGCCCGGCATCATGTTCGCGTCCATGTGGTACATCACCCAGACCGACCCGACGATGGTGATCACCACGATGATCGCCGTGAACAGGAACGAGAGCAGCGTCCAGCCGTCTTCGCTTTTTGCATCCACGTGCAGGAAGCACGCCACGTGGACCACGATCTGGGCGAGCGCGAAGGCGAAGATCGTTGCGATCGTCGCACTGGGGCTGTGCAGCACGCCGGCCATGACCAGCCAGAACGGGATGGCCGTCAGCACGATGGACAGCGTCGAACCGACCGCGAGGCTGCGTGCGCTGCCGTGGCGCTTGATTGTCGTGGCGGAAGCGGTCACCGGATGACTCCCAGCAGGTAGACGAAGGTAAAGACGCCGATCCATACGATGTCGAGGAAGTGCCAGAACATCGACAGGCACATCAGCCGGCGACGGTTGTCTTCGACGAGTCCGCGTTTGCCCACCTGCACCAGCAACACCACCAGCCAGAGCAAGCCGAAGGCGACGTGCGCCCCGTGCGTGCCGACCAGGGTGAAGAAGCTGGAGAGGAAGGCGCTGCGATCCGGGCCCGCGCCTTCGGCGAGCAGGCTGGCGAACTCGTGCAACTCAACGCCGAGGAACACCGCACCGAGCACGCCGGTAACGGCCAGCCACGCCATCGTCGCGCGCTGCCGTCCCGCATCCATCGCCAGCATCGCGATGCCGAAGGTGATCGACGAGGCCAGCAACAGCCCGGTATTGACCGCGACGAGGGTGAGGTCGAACAACTGCTTCGGGCCTGGGCCGCCGGCATAGTTGCGACTCAACACGCCGTACACCGCGAAGAGCGAGGCGAAGATGAGCGCGTCGCTCATCAGGTAGATCCAGAAGCCGATCGATGTCGCGCCGCCGGCGGCGTGCTCGTCGGCCTGGCCATGCCAGGTGCGTACCGGCGCCGGTGCGGTGGTAGATAGCGTCATGTCAGGCTCCTGCCAGCGCGCGGGTCCGCTCGCCTTCGGTCGCTGCGACCTCGGCGGCGGTGAGGGTGAAATCACGGTGGTAGTTGAAGCTGTGCACGATCGAGACGAGCACCACGCCGGCGAACGATGCCGCGGCTAGCCACCACATGTACCAGACCATCGCGAAGCCGAGCACGGTGCAGAGCGCGGCGACGATCACGCCCACCCCGGTGTTCTTCGGCATGTGCACCGGCTGGAAGCCCGTGGTAGGCCGGGTGTAGCCGTGCTCCTTCATGTCCTGCCACGCATCCAGCTCGTACACCGTCGGGGTCAGTGCGAAGTTGTATGCGGGCGGCGGCGACGCCGTGCTCCACTCCAGCGTGCGGCCCTGCCAGGGATCGCCGGTGTGGTCGCGCAGCGCCTTGCGGCGGACGATGCCCATCACGATGCTCATCACGAAGCCGAGGATGCCGACGAGGATGATCACGGCACCGACGGCGGCGACGATGAAGTACGGCCGCAGCGACACGTCGTCGAGGTGATGGATGCGCCGTGGCACGCCCATCAGGCCGACCACGTAGATCGGCGTCCACGCCACCCAGTAGCCGACGACCCAGCCCCAGAAGGCGACCTTGCCCCAGAATTCATCGAGCTTGAAACCGAACGCCTTGGGGAACCAGTAGGTCATGCCGGCGAACAGGCCAAACACCACGCCACCGATGATCGTGTTGTGGAAGTGCGCGACGAGGAACAGGGAATTGTGCAGGACGAAGTCCGCGGCCGGCACCGCCAGCAGCACGCCGGTCATGCCGCCGACCACGAAGGTCAGCATGAAGGCCACCACCCACATCATCGGCAGCTCGAAGCGGATTTCGCCGCGGAACATCGTGAACAGCCAGTTGAACACCTTCGCCCCGGTGGGGATGGCGATCACCATCGTTGCGATGCCGAAGAACGAGTTCACCGAGGCGCCCGAGCCCATGGTGAAAAAGTGGTGCAACCAGACCAGGTACGACAGCAGGGTGATCACCACCGTGGCGTAAACCATCGAGCTGTAGCCGAACAGGCGCTTGCCGGTGAACGTGGAGGTGATCTCCGAGTAGATGCCGAACGCCGGTAGCACCAGTACGTACACCTCCGGGTGGCCCCAGATCCACACCATGTTCCAGTACATCATCGGGCTTCCGCCCAGGTCGTTGGTGAAGAAGTGCGTGCCCGCGTAACGATCGAGGATCAACAGGAAGAACGCGGCGGTGAGCGCGGGGAAGATCGCGATGGCGAGGATGTTGCTGCACAGCGCCGTCCACGTGAACACCGGCATCTTCATCATGGTCATGCCAGGGGCACGCATCCTGATGATGGTCGCCACCATGTTGATCGCCGAGAGCGTCGTACCCACGCCTGCGATTTCCAGCGACCACAGGTAGTAGTCCACGCCGGAGTCGGG
This window harbors:
- a CDS encoding DUF3800 domain-containing protein; this encodes MRYLFADEAGCMEFARKPHVSKYFLICTVNTEDCSIGTDMLELRRELAWKGINVDAKQFHATKDPEAVRSAVFELLAGKPFRVDATLLEKSKAYPSVRSDRFDFYRHAWYFHFRHCGRQIARPGDELLIQAASIGTKKERSAFRAAINDVAQQVLPDVRWETTFWSASSDPCLQVADYCAWAIQRAYERGDDRRLSQIAHNVVSCHDLYARSDVHYY
- a CDS encoding diguanylate cyclase; the encoded protein is MPVSEVERLERLHNLAVLDSDAEDFFDALVRVAAEVAGMPISLISLVDRNRQWFKANVGLEGVRETPREYAFCDHVVRSGAAMEVHDARLDPRFAENPFVTGDPNIRAYTGVPLTLSDGTHLGSLCVIDREPHELRPDQMRVLRNLAAAASMALEQRGALIHQREVARAEARRAKQLERALDERQQFLQRTSRVAGVGGWEFDLKSQKLRWTEQTCRIHDLPPGFEPSLDEALQFFTPEVQLALADAMGLAQSEGTPWDMTIPMTTATGRPIWMRAVGEVERENGEAVRLAGAVQDVTERKTATLALEASERRYRKLFQYSLGLICTHDLHGDVLSVNPAAAASLGYDIGEMLGRNFKHFMLPSRHALLDAYLERIQAVRIDMGVLELVAADGSLRYWRYQNVLDEDADDPYILGHAQDVTEQRRYESTLLEWSTRDPLTHAMNRRYLARMDERARDRAAWGCIVADLDHFKTINDTHGHARGDEILVAVAQHLRDSSGPDDVVVRMGGDEFLLVVEHAGDLGKVLARVEEGMRGMDWSLSLGSAVSRSGDTVDDVIARADDELYAHRAVARHARR
- a CDS encoding RidA family protein, which translates into the protein MSKRDAVFPAGRQALYDTNKYSAAIRSGDFLFVSGQVGSREDGSAEPDFGKQVQLAFDNLNAVLAAAGCTFDDVVDVTTFHTDPANQWPVMDAVRSRMIGEPPYSNWTAVGVTWLYGFDFEIKVIARIPDGASR
- a CDS encoding TetR/AcrR family transcriptional regulator, with amino-acid sequence MPTKRQAQMEETRTKLIQAARKAFATKGYAASSMDDFTAEAGLTRGALYHNFGDKKGVLQAVIGQIDGELAERLRLARDPARSDWEALLDEGVGYIGMALEPEVQRIMLLDGPSVLGDPSQWPSQNACLQTTTQILRTLIAEGVVKPVDAEAAARLINGAAMNAALWIAAADEPKRVYDAAVEAFIALASGLLQVPGHGEGAGA
- a CDS encoding 3',5'-cyclic-nucleotide phosphodiesterase: MKRWFAAAMFAFGVAMTGMSSASAADGPAFELVALGVGGGVGTDDLSAYLLRAHGDTHFLALDAGTLVTGIDKARAQGSLAGSTGGILHDSISAYFISHGHLDHVAGLLIASPEDHGNKPIYGLASTLDVLSRDYFNWETWPNLADRGKPPALGWYHLVDEAPGQWFPVQGTLMTAQVWPLSHDSVVSSMLLLRAGDVYYAYFGDTGPDALSKGKHDLADAWSTLAPLVRRHALKGIQIETSFPNDVADAKLFGHLTPAWLQRELQVLANASGGRDALRGLPVVVDHIKPSLEPGRDTRALVGAQLATGNTLGVHFILPSQGERIALP
- a CDS encoding TetR/AcrR family transcriptional regulator — protein: MSTQQKLIDSARFLIQTRGYNGFSYADVAEEVQVRKASIHHHFPAKADLARAVVEESRMGIVEHTRGLADGSFDPTEQLRFYIGYWEKCIADDTAPFCVAGMLATELPTLPADLAGHVRAHFRDLSAWLEIVMTRGAALGQFHVHGSPREEAEAFMSTIYGAMLTARAFGDAGRFATIAEGALAKLVRQPR
- the cyoD gene encoding cytochrome o ubiquinol oxidase subunit IV gives rise to the protein MTASATTIKRHGSARSLAVGSTLSIVLTAIPFWLVMAGVLHSPSATIATIFAFALAQIVVHVACFLHVDAKSEDGWTLLSFLFTAIIVVITIVGSVWVMYHMDANMMPG
- the cyoC gene encoding cytochrome o ubiquinol oxidase subunit III; protein product: MTLSTTAPAPVRTWHGQADEHAAGGATSIGFWIYLMSDALIFASLFAVYGVLSRNYAGGPGPKQLFDLTLVAVNTGLLLASSITFGIAMLAMDAGRQRATMAWLAVTGVLGAVFLGVELHEFASLLAEGAGPDRSAFLSSFFTLVGTHGAHVAFGLLWLVVLLVQVGKRGLVEDNRRRLMCLSMFWHFLDIVWIGVFTFVYLLGVIR
- the cyoB gene encoding cytochrome o ubiquinol oxidase subunit I; the encoded protein is MQAASSPNGLLGRLTLDAIPLHEPILVGTFITVAVLGLAVVVALTWLKRWGWLWREWLTSVDHKKIGIMYVVLAIIMLLRGFSDALMMRAQQAVAFGANQGYLAAHHYDQIFTAHGTIMIFFVAIPLVVGLVNFVMPLQIGARDVAFPYLNNLSFWLTASGAVLTMVSLFVGEFARTGWLSYAPLAGLQYSPDSGVDYYLWSLEIAGVGTTLSAINMVATIIRMRAPGMTMMKMPVFTWTALCSNILAIAIFPALTAAFFLLILDRYAGTHFFTNDLGGSPMMYWNMVWIWGHPEVYVLVLPAFGIYSEITSTFTGKRLFGYSSMVYATVVITLLSYLVWLHHFFTMGSGASVNSFFGIATMVIAIPTGAKVFNWLFTMFRGEIRFELPMMWVVAFMLTFVVGGMTGVLLAVPAADFVLHNSLFLVAHFHNTIIGGVVFGLFAGMTYWFPKAFGFKLDEFWGKVAFWGWVVGYWVAWTPIYVVGLMGVPRRIHHLDDVSLRPYFIVAAVGAVIILVGILGFVMSIVMGIVRRKALRDHTGDPWQGRTLEWSTASPPPAYNFALTPTVYELDAWQDMKEHGYTRPTTGFQPVHMPKNTGVGVIVAALCTVLGFAMVWYMWWLAAASFAGVVLVSIVHSFNYHRDFTLTAAEVAATEGERTRALAGA